From the Quadrisphaera sp. RL12-1S genome, one window contains:
- a CDS encoding phytoene desaturase family protein, which yields MSRAVVVGSGPNGLAAALTLADAGVEVVVYEAADTPGGGARSAELTLPGLLHDECSGFHPFATSSVFAKAFDLQAAGLRWAWPQVQYAHPLDGGSGAAAVRSVPETAAGLGDDARRWQRFLGPVVEDFDTISEEFLQPLLHLPRHPLHLARLGLRAPAPAALTAHLFRTREARALWGGLAAHGFTAFSLPLSSAIGVSLGAAAHRFGWPVAVGGSGQITAALVRLLEQRGGTVVTGTRVRDVRDLGRFDALLLDTSPGGAADIAGSLLPERTVRAYRRFRHGAAAFQLALAVDGGIPWSYEPARRAGTVHVSGSFEQTAAAEREVARGRMPRRPFVLLGQQHLADPGRAKGSVVPIDCYAHVPAGYDGDATEAVLAQLERYAPGLRERLLAVVSRPTRQIAADNPNFVGGDIVTGHKRADQLLLGPRAGSSPYDTGARGIYLCSAAVPPGPGAHGVGGHLAALRALSRL from the coding sequence ATGAGCAGAGCCGTGGTGGTGGGCAGCGGGCCCAACGGGCTCGCTGCCGCCCTCACCCTGGCCGATGCGGGGGTGGAGGTCGTGGTCTACGAGGCCGCCGACACCCCCGGCGGCGGGGCGCGGTCAGCGGAGCTGACCCTGCCCGGGCTGCTGCACGACGAGTGCTCCGGGTTCCACCCCTTCGCCACCTCCTCGGTCTTCGCCAAGGCCTTCGACCTCCAGGCGGCGGGGCTGCGGTGGGCCTGGCCGCAGGTGCAGTACGCCCACCCGCTGGACGGCGGATCAGGAGCGGCCGCTGTGCGCTCCGTGCCGGAGACCGCCGCGGGGCTGGGGGACGACGCCCGCCGCTGGCAGCGGTTCCTCGGCCCGGTGGTGGAGGACTTCGACACCATCAGCGAGGAGTTCCTCCAGCCCCTGCTGCACCTGCCCCGGCACCCCCTGCACCTGGCTCGCCTGGGCCTGCGCGCCCCAGCGCCCGCGGCGCTCACCGCGCACCTGTTCCGCACCCGCGAGGCCCGGGCGCTGTGGGGCGGCCTGGCCGCCCACGGCTTCACCGCGTTCTCCCTGCCGCTGTCGTCAGCGATCGGCGTCTCGCTGGGGGCAGCCGCCCACCGGTTCGGCTGGCCCGTGGCCGTGGGAGGGTCGGGGCAGATCACGGCGGCCCTCGTCCGGCTGCTGGAGCAGCGCGGTGGGACGGTGGTCACCGGCACCCGCGTCCGGGACGTGCGCGACCTGGGCCGGTTCGACGCGCTGCTGCTCGACACCTCGCCCGGCGGGGCCGCTGACATCGCGGGCAGCCTGCTGCCGGAGCGCACTGTCCGCGCCTACCGCCGGTTCCGCCACGGCGCAGCAGCGTTCCAGCTGGCCCTCGCCGTCGACGGCGGCATCCCGTGGAGCTACGAGCCCGCCAGGCGCGCCGGCACGGTGCACGTCTCGGGCAGCTTCGAGCAGACCGCCGCTGCGGAGCGCGAGGTCGCGCGCGGGCGCATGCCGCGGCGCCCGTTCGTGCTGCTGGGCCAGCAGCACCTGGCCGACCCCGGCCGGGCGAAGGGGAGCGTGGTCCCGATCGACTGCTACGCCCACGTCCCGGCCGGGTACGACGGCGACGCCACCGAGGCGGTGCTCGCCCAGCTCGAGCGCTACGCGCCGGGGCTGCGGGAGCGGCTCCTGGCGGTCGTCTCGCGCCCTACGCGCCAGATCGCCGCCGACAACCCCAACTTCGTGGGCGGCGACATCGTCACCGGCCACAAGCGGGCCGACCAGCTGCTGCTGGGACCCCGGGCCGGCTCGAGCCC
- a CDS encoding DUF3556 domain-containing protein codes for MGFKTGNFPPVDVETFLDRPLMERVRALALHWVDHGFGSPKIIPATYVVKLAVLYLGVGLTLVTLTSGVGAPWAVTSWWDELVVYQKLIFWTMLLEAVGVAGSWGPIAGKFKPMTGGILFWLRPRTVRMPPWPHRVPGTAGDERTVLDVVLYAALLVSLLVPVVLPGVPVPGLDAALPGNTSGLVDPALAVPPLVLVALLGLRDKTIFIAARTEQYAPALVAFALVPVLGGSGGNAVVDLVVLLKLAVASVWIAAGCSKLGRHFENVIPPMVSNNPCIPGTAVKRLHYRDAPHDLRPSWLARSIAHGLGTVVEIGVPVVLLLSHDPLLTLLGVIVLVGLHSVIISMFPLAVPLEWNLLFGWAAVVLFLGFPAWQGFGLGDASSPWLVVGALACLFFFPVLGNLRPDLVAFTPAMRQYAGNWAASLWAFAPGCEDKLDALVRPTRNQVRQLESLGYPSAVAEITMQQTIAWRSMHSQGRGLFSLLLRHVPDVDRATVREGEFTCNSIIGFNFGDGHLHNHRLIEAVQRRCSFAPGELVVAWVESQPIHRGTQQYKVIDAALGVIEEGTWRVQDAVTTQPWLPDGPIPTQVTWRREQPEPGPAPRQTPRTLDVRQPEQRERRKASA; via the coding sequence ATGGGGTTCAAGACTGGGAACTTCCCTCCCGTGGACGTCGAGACCTTCCTCGACCGTCCCCTCATGGAGCGCGTCCGCGCCCTGGCGCTCCACTGGGTCGACCACGGCTTCGGCTCACCCAAGATCATCCCCGCCACCTACGTGGTGAAGCTCGCGGTGCTCTACCTCGGGGTCGGGCTGACCCTCGTGACGCTCACCTCGGGCGTGGGCGCCCCCTGGGCCGTGACCTCGTGGTGGGACGAGCTGGTCGTGTACCAGAAGCTCATCTTCTGGACCATGCTGCTGGAGGCGGTGGGCGTCGCCGGGTCCTGGGGTCCGATCGCGGGCAAGTTCAAGCCCATGACCGGCGGGATCCTCTTCTGGCTCCGCCCCCGCACGGTGCGGATGCCCCCGTGGCCGCACCGGGTTCCCGGGACCGCGGGTGATGAGCGCACCGTGCTCGACGTCGTCCTGTACGCCGCGCTGCTGGTCTCCCTGCTGGTGCCCGTGGTGCTGCCCGGGGTGCCGGTGCCCGGACTGGACGCCGCCCTGCCGGGGAACACCTCCGGCCTGGTCGACCCGGCCCTCGCGGTGCCGCCGCTGGTGCTCGTGGCCCTGCTGGGCCTGCGCGACAAGACGATCTTCATCGCCGCACGGACCGAGCAGTACGCACCGGCTCTGGTCGCCTTCGCGCTGGTGCCCGTCCTCGGGGGGAGCGGAGGGAACGCCGTCGTCGACCTGGTCGTCCTGCTGAAGCTGGCGGTGGCCTCGGTGTGGATCGCCGCCGGCTGCTCCAAGCTCGGCCGCCACTTCGAGAACGTCATCCCTCCGATGGTCTCCAACAACCCCTGCATCCCCGGCACGGCGGTCAAGCGGCTGCACTACCGCGACGCACCTCACGACCTGCGCCCGTCCTGGCTGGCCAGGTCGATCGCCCACGGGCTGGGAACGGTGGTCGAGATCGGCGTGCCCGTGGTGCTGCTGCTCTCCCACGACCCGTTGCTCACCCTCCTGGGCGTCATCGTCCTGGTGGGCCTGCACTCCGTGATCATCTCGATGTTCCCGCTGGCGGTCCCCCTGGAGTGGAACCTGCTGTTCGGCTGGGCGGCCGTCGTGCTCTTCCTCGGGTTCCCGGCGTGGCAGGGCTTCGGCCTGGGCGACGCCAGCAGCCCGTGGCTGGTGGTCGGCGCCCTGGCCTGCCTCTTCTTCTTCCCCGTGCTGGGCAACCTGCGCCCTGACCTGGTCGCCTTCACCCCCGCGATGCGCCAGTACGCCGGCAACTGGGCGGCCTCGCTGTGGGCGTTCGCGCCCGGCTGCGAGGACAAGCTGGACGCCCTGGTGCGCCCCACCCGCAACCAGGTGCGCCAGCTGGAGTCCCTCGGCTACCCCTCCGCCGTCGCCGAGATCACCATGCAGCAGACGATCGCCTGGCGCTCGATGCACAGCCAGGGCCGCGGGCTGTTCTCCCTGCTGCTCCGGCACGTCCCTGACGTCGACCGCGCGACCGTCCGCGAGGGGGAGTTCACCTGCAACTCGATCATCGGCTTCAACTTCGGTGACGGCCACCTCCACAACCACCGGCTCATCGAGGCGGTGCAGCGCCGCTGCAGCTTCGCACCCGGTGAGCTGGTCGTGGCGTGGGTGGAGTCCCAGCCGATCCACCGCGGGACGCAGCAGTACAAGGTCATCGACGCCGCACTCGGCGTCATCGAGGAAGGCACCTGGCGCGTCCAGGACGCGGTGACCACCCAGCCCTGGCTGCCCGACGGCCCCATCCCCACCCAGGTGACGTGGCGGCGGGAGCAGCCCGAGCCGGGCCCGGCGCCCCGGCAGACCCCCCGGACGCTCGACGTGCGCCAGCCGGAGCAGCGCGAGAGGCGCAAGGCCAGCGCATGA
- a CDS encoding PucR family transcriptional regulator, with the protein MSESSAATSSHDLVVRIGTVLNGQLADLVRQMRTALVEQVQGLDGDPVLVDLLGASIEGNVDTILHALVHDIGRDGFEPPTAAVEYARRLAQRGVPISALLRAYRLGHQLLLRRAFQVGNAEGSPGTRDRAYEVLTERMFTYIDWISERVTTVYEAERDAWLTSQRTGRESVVRRLLAEQEVDAAAAEAALGYRLRGDHVAAVVWADRHDVLLSASPQLRRLAGRFRSSQPPLVVEHDETTSWVWFHLPDGPPRPREWWRELLSAAPEGLSLALGGVHRGLDGFRTSHLEARALQRLAQLRRRPGRQVVAHDQPGAALAGLLAADVPAARSWVRHQLGGLAGPGEATQRHRDALLVFLQHDRSFTATAQSTSMHPNSIKYRVASAERALGRPVTDGRFDLEVALVLASMMGAAVLDDGAPEAP; encoded by the coding sequence GTGTCCGAGAGCAGCGCCGCGACGTCGAGCCACGACCTCGTCGTCCGCATCGGTACCGTCCTCAACGGACAACTGGCGGACCTCGTCCGCCAGATGCGCACGGCCCTGGTCGAGCAGGTCCAGGGGCTGGACGGCGACCCGGTGCTCGTCGACCTCCTGGGCGCCAGCATCGAGGGCAACGTCGACACGATCCTCCACGCGCTGGTGCACGACATCGGACGCGACGGCTTCGAGCCTCCGACGGCCGCCGTCGAGTACGCCCGCCGCCTGGCCCAGCGGGGCGTGCCCATCAGCGCGCTGCTGCGGGCGTACCGCCTCGGGCACCAGCTGCTCCTGCGCCGCGCGTTCCAGGTGGGCAACGCCGAGGGGTCGCCGGGGACCCGCGACCGGGCCTACGAGGTGCTCACCGAGCGGATGTTCACCTACATCGACTGGATCTCCGAACGGGTGACCACCGTCTACGAGGCCGAGCGCGACGCGTGGCTGACCTCCCAGCGCACGGGCAGGGAGTCGGTGGTGCGACGGCTGCTGGCGGAGCAGGAGGTCGACGCCGCAGCGGCCGAGGCCGCCCTGGGCTACCGCCTGCGGGGGGACCACGTCGCCGCCGTCGTGTGGGCCGACCGCCACGACGTCCTGCTGTCGGCGTCGCCCCAGCTCAGGCGCCTGGCCGGACGCTTCCGCTCCTCCCAGCCGCCCCTGGTGGTGGAGCACGACGAGACGACGTCCTGGGTGTGGTTCCACCTGCCGGACGGCCCACCGCGCCCGCGGGAGTGGTGGCGGGAGCTCCTCTCGGCCGCCCCGGAGGGGCTCTCGCTGGCCCTGGGCGGGGTGCACCGGGGGCTCGATGGCTTCCGCACCAGCCACCTCGAGGCGCGGGCCCTGCAGCGCCTGGCCCAGCTGCGCCGACGGCCGGGCAGGCAGGTGGTCGCCCACGACCAGCCCGGGGCGGCCCTCGCGGGTCTGCTCGCGGCGGACGTGCCCGCGGCTCGGTCCTGGGTGCGGCACCAGCTCGGGGGGCTCGCCGGCCCCGGTGAGGCCACCCAGCGCCACCGAGACGCGCTCCTGGTCTTCCTGCAGCACGACAGGTCCTTCACGGCCACCGCCCAGAGCACCTCGATGCACCCCAACTCGATCAAGTACCGGGTCGCCTCGGCGGAGCGGGCGCTGGGCCGGCCGGTCACGGACGGCCGCTTCGACCTGGAGGTGGCGCTCGTCCTGGCCTCGATGATGGGAGCCGCGGTGCTGGACGACGGGGCACCGGAAGCTCCCTGA
- a CDS encoding class I adenylate-forming enzyme family protein produces the protein MSTEGAASTTFIRTAADIPAARAFDDPGGACLVDSERRLDNRALAAAVAHTSGHLSRLGVGPGDVVAVALHNRIELVVTMFAAWWCGAALTPVNPVLTDTEVAHQLQDSRARVLVGDERGAALASASGIDFLSVADVIPAGDPGASAWADAPGGEGAAEQDAAFVIYTSGTTGRPKGCVLTHANVDAMATAIVRHLRLDPTDRSLLVLPLFHVNGLLVGVLSPLLAGGSVVVAPRFQPTTFWDLVEWERPTYFSAVPTMYALVEAHTTRPVDTSSLRFAICGAAPAPAELITRFEERFGVVLLEGYGLSECSVAATINPLDGPRKPGTVGPALPGVEVVVAAPDGTHLPPGEVGQVLVRGATVMRGYLGRPEETAEVLVDGWLQTGDVGRLDDDGYLTLVDRLKDMIIRGGENIYPKEIEQVLYEHPAVLEAAVVGVQDATYGEVPVAHVALRPGNEDVDGEVLRQHCAEHLARYKVPTEVLLHPSLPKNSVGKLVKGTLRSGPHQPLR, from the coding sequence GTGAGCACCGAAGGCGCTGCCTCGACGACGTTCATCCGCACTGCCGCCGACATCCCGGCGGCACGGGCTTTCGACGACCCGGGCGGCGCGTGCCTGGTCGACAGCGAGCGTCGTCTCGACAACCGCGCCCTCGCCGCAGCCGTGGCCCACACCTCGGGTCACCTCTCACGTCTGGGCGTCGGTCCCGGTGACGTGGTGGCGGTCGCCCTGCACAACCGCATCGAGCTGGTGGTGACGATGTTCGCCGCGTGGTGGTGCGGGGCCGCCCTGACACCCGTCAACCCGGTGCTCACCGACACGGAGGTGGCGCACCAGCTGCAGGACTCACGAGCGCGGGTGCTCGTCGGCGACGAGCGGGGCGCTGCCCTCGCCAGCGCCAGCGGCATCGACTTCCTCAGCGTGGCTGACGTCATCCCTGCTGGTGACCCCGGGGCCAGCGCCTGGGCTGACGCCCCCGGCGGAGAGGGGGCGGCGGAGCAGGACGCGGCGTTCGTCATCTACACCTCCGGGACGACGGGACGCCCCAAGGGCTGCGTGCTGACGCACGCCAACGTCGACGCCATGGCCACCGCCATCGTCAGGCACCTGCGGCTGGACCCGACCGACCGCAGCCTGCTCGTGCTCCCCCTCTTCCACGTGAACGGCCTCCTGGTGGGCGTGCTGTCGCCACTGCTCGCGGGAGGCAGCGTGGTGGTGGCCCCCCGCTTCCAGCCGACGACGTTCTGGGACCTGGTGGAGTGGGAGCGCCCCACCTACTTCTCGGCCGTCCCCACGATGTACGCCCTGGTGGAGGCGCACACCACGCGTCCCGTCGACACCTCCTCGCTGCGCTTCGCGATCTGCGGTGCCGCGCCCGCACCGGCCGAGCTCATCACCAGGTTCGAGGAGCGGTTCGGCGTGGTGCTGCTCGAGGGCTACGGCCTGTCGGAGTGCAGCGTCGCCGCGACCATCAACCCCCTGGACGGTCCCCGCAAGCCCGGCACCGTGGGACCGGCGCTGCCCGGTGTCGAGGTCGTCGTGGCGGCGCCTGACGGCACGCACCTGCCTCCGGGTGAGGTCGGGCAGGTGCTCGTCCGAGGGGCCACGGTGATGCGCGGCTACCTGGGCCGCCCGGAGGAGACCGCCGAGGTGCTCGTGGACGGCTGGCTGCAGACCGGGGACGTGGGACGGCTCGACGACGACGGCTACCTGACGCTGGTCGACAGGCTCAAGGACATGATCATCAGGGGTGGGGAGAACATCTACCCCAAGGAGATCGAGCAGGTGCTCTACGAGCACCCTGCGGTGCTCGAGGCAGCGGTGGTCGGGGTTCAGGACGCGACCTACGGCGAGGTGCCGGTGGCGCACGTCGCCCTGCGCCCCGGGAACGAGGACGTCGACGGCGAGGTGCTCCGCCAGCACTGCGCCGAGCACCTCGCCAGGTACAAGGTGCCCACCGAGGTGCTCCTGCACCCCAGCCTCCCCAAGAACTCCGTGGGCAAGCTCGTCAAGGGGACCCTGCGCTCCGGTCCGCACCAGCCGCTCCGCTGA
- a CDS encoding TetR/AcrR family transcriptional regulator — MSSEVEPTPSPMAAAVAVFARRGYDEASVEDIAEAAGISRSTFFRRYRSKEEVVFSDHELLLQQVQEQLAASAASRADAVEAVCAAAVAVFDHHVGLGEVSRARYRLVRAHPVLRDRELVMAHRYEVLFARHLAGAVEDRDVARSCAAAVVTVHNLALRTWLEDGAGAHADPASLLERLRRVSGLLTVPRSGRRRVVVLGVEGEESADQIAEVVRRALR; from the coding sequence GTGTCGTCCGAGGTCGAGCCCACCCCCTCGCCCATGGCGGCGGCCGTCGCCGTCTTCGCCCGGCGCGGTTACGACGAGGCCTCCGTGGAGGACATCGCCGAGGCGGCGGGCATCAGCCGCAGCACCTTCTTCCGCAGGTACCGGTCCAAGGAGGAGGTCGTCTTCTCCGACCACGAGCTGCTCCTGCAGCAGGTGCAGGAGCAGCTCGCGGCCTCCGCCGCCTCCCGTGCCGACGCGGTGGAGGCGGTCTGCGCGGCAGCGGTCGCGGTCTTCGACCACCACGTCGGGCTGGGCGAGGTCTCGCGGGCCAGGTACCGCCTGGTGCGCGCCCATCCGGTGCTGCGCGACCGGGAGCTGGTCATGGCCCACCGCTACGAGGTGCTCTTCGCGCGCCACCTGGCGGGTGCGGTCGAGGACCGCGACGTCGCGCGGAGCTGCGCGGCCGCGGTCGTGACGGTGCACAACCTGGCGCTGCGCACCTGGCTGGAGGACGGCGCCGGCGCGCACGCCGATCCGGCCTCGCTGCTGGAGCGGCTGCGACGGGTGAGCGGACTGCTGACGGTCCCCCGGTCCGGGCGCAGGCGCGTGGTGGTCCTCGGCGTGGAGGGCGAGGAGAGCGCCGACCAGATCGCCGAGGTCGTGCGCCGCGCGCTGCGGTGA
- a CDS encoding acyl-CoA dehydrogenase family protein: MTTTTRSSEGDYGLREPLDPDFAGVLTHLPEADEAHRRRARTFVQDEVLPVIDDFWDRADYPLHLLRRLGELDLLRDGLGVPGAPPVSDLAAGLVHLELARGDGSVATMLAVQGGLAMRSIALLGSDEQRERWLGPLARGELLGAFALTEPAHGSDSVSLETRATRVPGGYLLDGEKKWIGNGSAGGVTVVWARGDDDQVHGYVVPQESPGYEATTITGKVSQRAIWQAHIHLDGVFVPNECALPGARSFRDTSRVLQATRLGVAWDALGHATACYEASVHYARTRTQFGRPLGASQLVQERLARAASDLTSLQSLLVAFTALQASGQLTGPQASMAKYTATRTARRMAADARDLLGGNGILLEHRVARHFADVEAIHTYEGTESVQALILGRAITGLSAFA, from the coding sequence ATGACGACGACGACGCGGTCTTCCGAGGGCGACTACGGACTGCGCGAGCCGCTGGACCCCGACTTCGCGGGGGTGCTCACCCACCTGCCCGAGGCTGACGAGGCCCACCGGCGCAGGGCGCGCACCTTCGTCCAGGACGAGGTCCTCCCCGTCATCGATGACTTCTGGGACCGCGCCGACTACCCCCTCCACCTCCTGCGACGCCTCGGCGAGCTGGACCTGCTGCGTGACGGTCTCGGCGTCCCCGGCGCGCCGCCGGTGTCGGACCTGGCCGCCGGGCTCGTCCACCTGGAGCTGGCACGCGGGGACGGGTCGGTCGCGACGATGCTCGCGGTGCAGGGTGGTCTCGCGATGCGCTCGATCGCCCTGCTGGGCTCGGACGAGCAGCGCGAGCGCTGGCTCGGGCCCCTGGCGCGCGGAGAGCTCCTGGGCGCCTTCGCCCTGACCGAGCCCGCCCACGGGTCGGACTCGGTGTCCCTGGAGACCCGGGCCACCCGCGTGCCCGGCGGGTACCTGCTCGACGGGGAGAAGAAGTGGATCGGCAACGGCTCCGCCGGTGGCGTCACCGTCGTGTGGGCCCGCGGGGACGACGACCAGGTCCACGGCTACGTCGTCCCGCAGGAGTCTCCCGGGTACGAGGCCACCACGATCACGGGCAAGGTCTCCCAGCGCGCCATCTGGCAGGCCCACATCCACCTCGACGGCGTGTTCGTCCCCAACGAGTGCGCGCTGCCCGGAGCCCGCAGCTTCCGGGACACCTCCCGGGTGCTGCAGGCCACCCGGCTGGGCGTGGCGTGGGACGCGCTGGGTCACGCCACCGCCTGCTACGAGGCGTCGGTGCACTACGCCAGGACCCGCACCCAGTTCGGCCGTCCGCTGGGCGCCTCGCAGCTGGTGCAGGAGCGCCTGGCCCGGGCTGCCTCCGACCTCACGTCCCTGCAGTCGCTGCTGGTCGCCTTCACAGCGCTCCAGGCCAGTGGCCAGCTGACCGGCCCGCAGGCCTCGATGGCCAAGTACACCGCCACGCGCACCGCGCGCCGGATGGCTGCTGACGCCCGTGACCTCCTGGGCGGCAACGGCATCCTCCTCGAGCACCGGGTGGCGCGGCACTTCGCCGACGTCGAGGCGATCCACACCTACGAGGGCACCGAGTCGGTGCAGGCGCTGATCCTCGGACGCGCGATCACAGGCCTGTCCGCCTTCGCCTGA
- a CDS encoding recombinase family protein, whose translation MALLGYARTSTDRQTTALQLDALNAAGCIRIWEDTGLSGSTTSRPQLGRV comes from the coding sequence ATGGCACTCCTGGGGTACGCCCGGACCAGCACCGACCGCCAGACGACAGCGCTTCAGCTCGACGCGCTCAACGCGGCGGGCTGCATCCGGATCTGGGAAGACACTGGACTGTCGGGGTCGACTACCTCGCGACCGCAACTAGGGCGTGTCTGA
- a CDS encoding IS5 family transposase (programmed frameshift) — translation MAADRHDLPDAQWRLLEPLLPDRTPRRGGLWADHRPVIDGVIWRVRTGRPWRDLPAAYGPWQTVYDRHRRWSADGTWDKFLDALRTECDLDLTAEEGEWAVSIDSSIMRAHHDAAGARGEPPRDVPPERLAAQVPPSPRERGRSGGQQGHLDLDGARRQASRDREGLGRSRGGLSSKVHLLADARCRPLVAAVSPGQRGDTLAYPVLMGRLRIARRGCGRPRTRPDRVLGDKAYSSRPLRADLRRRHITATIPVSDDQAGHRRKRGSRGGRPYVFDAERYKGRNVVERTFSKLKDNRAFAMRTDKRGYIFAGTVAVAALRIWLRDLARRDPSDTP, via the exons ATGGCAGCTGACCGCCATGACCTCCCCGACGCCCAGTGGCGCCTGCTCGAACCACTTCTGCCTGACCGCACCCCACGCCGCGGTGGCCTCTGGGCCGACCACCGCCCCGTCATCGACGGAGTGATCTGGCGGGTGCGCACCGGCCGTCCCTGGCGGGACCTACCCGCCGCCTACGGCCCCTGGCAGACCGTCTACGACCGCCATCGACGCTGGTCAGCCGACGGCACCTGGGATAAATTCCTGGACGCGCTGCGCACCGAGTGCGACCTGGACCTCACCGCCGAAGAAGGTGAGTGGGCGGTGTCCATCGACTCCTCGATCATGCGTGCCCACCACGACGCCGCAGGTGCTCGCGGTGAGCCACCCCGCGACGTCCCACCCGAGCGCCTGGCCGCGCAGGTCCCACCCAGCCCCCGAGAACGGGGGCGATCGGGGGGTCAACAA GGTCACCTCGACCTTGACGGCGCCCGGCGCCAAGCCAGCCGCGACCGCGAAGGGCTGGGCCGCTCCCGCGGCGGTCTGAGCAGCAAGGTGCACCTGCTCGCCGACGCCCGATGCCGGCCGCTGGTCGCTGCGGTCAGTCCGGGGCAGCGCGGGGACACCCTGGCGTACCCGGTGTTGATGGGCCGGCTTCGCATCGCCCGGCGCGGGTGCGGACGCCCACGGACCAGGCCGGACCGGGTGCTGGGTGACAAGGCCTACTCCAGCCGGCCGCTGCGTGCTGACCTGCGCCGTCGTCACATCACCGCAACGATCCCGGTTTCTGATGACCAGGCCGGGCACCGCAGGAAGCGGGGCTCACGTGGTGGTCGTCCGTACGTCTTCGATGCCGAGCGCTACAAGGGCCGCAACGTGGTGGAGCGGACCTTCAGCAAGCTCAAGGACAACCGGGCGTTCGCGATGCGGACGGACAAGCGCGGGTACATCTTCGCCGGCACGGTCGCGGTGGCAGCGCTGAGGATCTGGCTGAGGGACCTCGCTAGGCGAGATCCGTCAGACACGCCCTAG
- a CDS encoding recombinase family protein: MQELESRGVGFRSLTENIDTTTAGGRLVVHMFGAIGDFERDLIRDRVNAGLAAARARGRVGGRPAALTEAQARQARDLKAAGESVASIATTLKVGRSTLYRYLTVE, encoded by the coding sequence GTGCAGGAGCTTGAGAGTCGCGGTGTTGGGTTCCGGTCGCTGACGGAGAACATCGACACCACCACGGCCGGCGGCCGCTTGGTCGTCCACATGTTCGGCGCCATCGGAGATTTCGAGCGCGACCTCATCCGAGATCGCGTGAACGCGGGTCTCGCCGCAGCCCGAGCCCGTGGACGAGTAGGTGGCCGTCCGGCGGCCTTGACGGAGGCGCAAGCGCGCCAGGCGCGCGATCTCAAGGCTGCAGGCGAGTCGGTGGCATCCATCGCGACCACCCTCAAGGTGGGCCGCTCCACCCTGTACCGCTACCTGACGGTCGAGTGA
- a CDS encoding DUF6414 family protein, translated as MLRNFLYLNTATLDGYVSAIEDGLRSEIERESGRSRDRKAGADVKVVTGELGSGTSESNRTRGADTPAARFSRLLAAAADRPEELGWIEVVQPEVDLDEVGLGAMLHGEADFYIPQLVQLMSQSQGGIADALDQLESLEPFAEAFGLDTADLPSKKQRKGMRAFTAAMKTDLVTVGEFDDSAWKVAGQLVAAHQQSPIDGPARFVGKVSKIWPAGEGRPLLALPGSTLLPRAKRRELERQRPSDPDDDSFLMGPAVMLDMLAIWR; from the coding sequence GTGCTGCGAAACTTCCTGTACCTGAACACTGCCACCTTGGATGGCTACGTCAGTGCCATCGAGGACGGCCTCAGATCTGAGATCGAGCGGGAGAGCGGTAGATCGCGGGACCGGAAGGCCGGCGCCGACGTCAAGGTCGTCACTGGGGAGCTGGGGAGCGGAACGAGCGAGTCGAACCGCACTAGGGGTGCCGACACACCCGCCGCACGCTTCTCGCGTCTTCTCGCAGCCGCAGCCGATCGACCCGAGGAACTGGGGTGGATCGAAGTCGTGCAGCCCGAGGTAGATCTCGATGAGGTGGGGCTGGGAGCCATGCTGCACGGCGAGGCCGATTTCTACATCCCTCAACTTGTGCAGCTCATGTCACAGTCGCAAGGAGGTATCGCCGATGCCCTGGACCAGCTGGAGTCGCTGGAGCCCTTCGCGGAGGCTTTCGGGCTCGACACGGCCGACCTGCCAAGCAAGAAGCAGCGGAAAGGTATGCGCGCCTTCACCGCTGCCATGAAGACCGATCTCGTGACCGTCGGTGAGTTCGACGACTCTGCGTGGAAAGTGGCGGGCCAACTCGTCGCAGCACATCAGCAGTCGCCCATCGATGGTCCAGCACGCTTCGTCGGGAAGGTTTCCAAGATCTGGCCGGCTGGCGAGGGCCGTCCGCTCCTCGCTCTGCCGGGCAGCACGCTGTTGCCGCGGGCCAAGAGGCGCGAACTGGAGCGTCAGCGCCCGAGCGATCCTGACGATGACTCTTTCCTGATGGGGCCCGCGGTCATGCTGGACATGCTCGCGATCTGGCGGTGA